From Natronorubrum halophilum, a single genomic window includes:
- a CDS encoding mandelate racemase family protein codes for MAPTITRIESREFRYPLEDIGTDRNGFNLVYEPGETTWRKLFGIRIHTDVGIVGEYVGGNSPGAAQINMFADYLVGKNPLEREKHWSEIKRALRKYDRMGIGPIDIALWDFAGKYYDAPIHELLGTYRKSIPAYASTYHGDENGGLDSPEAFADFAEDCLERGFPGYKIHGWGGSDSSREIDREIESIVAVGERVGDAMDLMFDPACEYETFADALTVGRALDEQGFLWYEDPYRDGGISQQGHRRLRERLDTPILQTEHIRGLESHADFVVGDGTDFVRADPEYDAGITGAMKIVHMAEAFGLDVEFHAPGPAQRHCIAATRNTNYYELALVHPNCQNTQPPVYEGGYSDMIDTVDDRGHVIVPDGPGLGVDYDWDYIEENQTGSLHVYE; via the coding sequence ATGGCACCGACGATAACGCGGATCGAGAGTCGCGAATTTCGGTACCCGCTCGAGGATATCGGGACCGATCGGAACGGATTCAATCTCGTCTACGAACCCGGAGAAACGACGTGGCGGAAGCTGTTCGGGATTCGAATCCACACGGACGTCGGAATCGTCGGCGAGTACGTCGGCGGGAACTCCCCCGGTGCAGCCCAGATCAACATGTTCGCCGACTACCTCGTCGGAAAGAACCCGCTCGAGCGCGAGAAACACTGGAGCGAGATCAAGCGGGCGCTCCGAAAGTACGACCGGATGGGCATCGGTCCGATCGACATCGCTCTCTGGGACTTCGCGGGGAAGTACTACGACGCGCCGATTCACGAGCTGCTCGGCACCTACCGCAAGTCGATTCCGGCCTACGCGTCTACCTACCACGGCGACGAAAACGGGGGGCTGGACTCGCCCGAGGCGTTCGCCGACTTCGCGGAGGACTGCCTCGAGCGCGGGTTTCCGGGCTACAAGATCCACGGCTGGGGCGGCAGCGACTCCAGCCGGGAGATCGACCGCGAGATCGAGTCGATCGTCGCCGTCGGCGAGCGCGTCGGCGACGCGATGGACCTCATGTTCGATCCGGCCTGCGAATACGAGACGTTCGCCGACGCGCTCACGGTCGGGCGCGCGCTCGACGAACAGGGTTTCCTCTGGTACGAAGACCCCTACCGAGACGGCGGCATCTCCCAGCAGGGACACCGTCGGCTCCGAGAGCGACTCGACACCCCGATTTTGCAGACGGAACACATCCGGGGCCTCGAGTCCCACGCCGACTTCGTCGTCGGCGACGGCACCGATTTCGTCCGCGCGGATCCGGAGTACGACGCGGGCATCACCGGGGCGATGAAGATCGTCCACATGGCCGAGGCATTCGGGCTCGACGTCGAGTTCCACGCCCCCGGACCGGCACAGCGCCACTGCATCGCCGCGACGCGGAACACGAACTACTACGAGTTGGCGCTCGTTCATCCGAACTGTCAAAACACGCAGCCGCCGGTCTACGAGGGCGGGTACTCGGATATGATCGATACGGTCGACGATCGAGGCCACGTCATCGTGCCCGACGGTCCGGGACTCGGCGTCGACTACGACTGGGACTACATCGAGGAGAACCAGACCGGTTCCCTGCACGTATACGAGTGA
- a CDS encoding Gfo/Idh/MocA family protein — MTYTAGIIGTGGIAGMGILGMHDESQIGREKIEASHAGGFDAQPEIDLVAGADVDEAKLERFSDAWGIDPDRRYADPEAMLASESLDIVSVCTPSYLHHEHVIDAARSAADPDLIWCEKPIATEVTAARDMIDVCVETETELLINHSFRFTDKLQRLRTLIQDEEILGDPQSVTTQFRMELLRNSTHLLDTLVYLLDARAETVSGYITGENEAVESLEAGSQVDDAGGGGFVVMDDGTFVTVDCTIPRDSSSMTLQFIGSEGKLYLNNDDGEWRYWRLEDGTHVEEPLPGIDGAWTWEDDYERAFANAAAHIVDVLDGRATNGSTGEEATRSLEIIIGLYLSHYTGGQVDIPLARPLRDVRVTSW, encoded by the coding sequence ATGACCTACACCGCAGGCATCATCGGGACCGGGGGCATCGCCGGCATGGGGATCCTCGGCATGCACGACGAATCGCAGATCGGGCGGGAGAAGATCGAGGCCAGCCACGCCGGCGGCTTCGACGCCCAACCGGAGATCGATCTCGTCGCGGGAGCCGACGTCGACGAGGCGAAACTCGAGCGGTTTAGCGATGCGTGGGGGATCGATCCAGACCGGCGCTACGCCGATCCCGAAGCGATGCTCGCGTCGGAATCGCTCGATATCGTATCGGTCTGTACGCCGTCGTACCTCCACCACGAGCACGTTATCGATGCCGCACGGTCTGCCGCGGACCCCGACTTGATCTGGTGTGAGAAACCGATCGCGACCGAGGTCACGGCGGCCCGCGATATGATCGATGTCTGTGTGGAAACGGAGACGGAACTGCTCATCAATCACTCGTTTCGGTTCACCGACAAGCTCCAGCGGCTTCGGACGCTCATCCAGGACGAGGAGATACTCGGCGACCCCCAGTCGGTGACGACGCAGTTCCGCATGGAGTTGCTTCGCAATTCCACTCACCTGCTCGATACCCTCGTCTACCTCCTCGACGCCCGCGCGGAGACCGTCTCGGGTTACATCACCGGCGAGAACGAGGCCGTCGAGAGTCTCGAGGCCGGCTCGCAGGTCGACGACGCCGGCGGCGGCGGGTTCGTCGTCATGGACGACGGCACGTTCGTTACCGTCGACTGTACGATTCCCCGCGACAGTTCGTCGATGACGCTCCAGTTCATCGGTAGCGAGGGAAAACTGTACCTGAACAACGACGACGGCGAGTGGCGCTACTGGCGACTCGAGGACGGTACCCACGTCGAGGAGCCGCTGCCGGGGATCGACGGCGCGTGGACCTGGGAGGACGACTACGAGCGAGCGTTCGCCAACGCGGCCGCTCATATCGTCGACGTCCTCGACGGGCGAGCGACGAACGGGTCGACGGGCGAAGAAGCGACGCGCAGTCTCGAGATCATCATCGGCCTGTACCTCTCACATTACACGGGCGGGCAAGTCGACATTCCCCTGGCCCGGCCGCTACGCGACGTCCGCGTCACGTCGTGGTAA
- a CDS encoding VOC family protein yields MPEIPGIHHVTAFCDDPQENYDFFTNVLGMRFVKRTVRFDVPEKIYHLYYGDEEGTPGTIVTYFPMTNMPMEAGMVGKGMMRSVGLTIPDGSVDYWTDRFEEHDIEFTVDERFDETAVEFTDPDGLPFELVTGESDIEPWTDGSDVPAEHGIRGMFNTTLHSNDPAGTMDVLETMGWDRVGEATHPQAGDRIRYEAPGDAPCATTIDVLIRPNAPQGRMGIGTYLHVAFRVANGWEQDEISDRLRENGYITTSTKDRDYFHSRYITEPGGAIFEYATDGPGFTIDQDPEDYGDELKVPDWLEVDVERINEMLPPLETN; encoded by the coding sequence ATGCCAGAGATTCCAGGAATACACCACGTGACAGCGTTCTGTGACGATCCACAGGAGAACTACGACTTCTTTACGAACGTCCTCGGGATGCGCTTCGTCAAGCGAACGGTTCGCTTCGACGTCCCCGAGAAAATCTACCACCTCTACTACGGAGATGAAGAAGGGACGCCCGGCACCATCGTGACCTACTTCCCGATGACCAACATGCCCATGGAAGCGGGCATGGTCGGCAAGGGAATGATGCGCTCGGTCGGCCTGACGATCCCCGACGGATCGGTCGACTACTGGACCGATCGCTTCGAAGAACACGATATCGAGTTCACGGTCGACGAACGCTTCGACGAAACCGCCGTCGAATTCACGGATCCCGACGGTCTCCCGTTCGAACTTGTCACCGGTGAGTCCGACATCGAACCGTGGACTGACGGCAGCGACGTCCCCGCCGAACACGGCATCCGCGGGATGTTCAACACGACGCTGCACTCGAACGACCCCGCCGGCACCATGGACGTCCTCGAGACGATGGGGTGGGACCGCGTCGGCGAAGCGACCCATCCGCAGGCGGGCGACCGCATCCGCTACGAAGCGCCCGGCGACGCGCCGTGTGCGACGACGATCGACGTCCTCATTCGCCCGAACGCACCGCAGGGTCGAATGGGAATCGGCACCTACCTTCACGTCGCCTTCCGCGTCGCCAACGGCTGGGAACAGGACGAAATCAGCGACCGGCTCCGCGAAAACGGCTACATCACTACCTCGACGAAGGATCGCGACTACTTCCATTCGCGGTACATCACCGAACCCGGTGGAGCCATCTTCGAGTACGCGACCGACGGCCCCGGCTTCACCATCGATCAGGATCCCGAAGACTACGGCGACGAACTCAAAGTTCCCGACTGGCTCGAGGTCGACGTCGAACGCATCAACGAAATGCTGCCGCCGCTCGAGACCAACTGA
- a CDS encoding alpha/beta hydrolase — translation MRAQEPHPQLQAFVEESEDAPAFHELPVEEVRAITDDVFAVEEPEPVGDVIDRTIDGPGGDLSLRIYLPDGQEPFAVTMFFHGGGFVAGGLESHDQFCRTFVNTADVAVVAVDYRLAPEHPFPAAVEDAYAATEWVAENATEFGCDPDELAVAGDSAGGNLAAVVARMARDRGGPDIAYQVLLYPPVSHHQDWGSIDENGEGYFITKADLAWFDEQYFEHEIDAMNVYAAPLLSFDLEGLPSATVVTGGFDPLRDEGFAYVERLEEAGVDVSHYHYDDAIHAFVQLAAEPFEFERSQEALADIADDLRTALE, via the coding sequence ATGCGTGCACAAGAGCCACACCCGCAGTTACAGGCGTTCGTCGAAGAGTCAGAAGACGCACCGGCGTTTCACGAGCTGCCGGTCGAGGAGGTCCGAGCGATCACCGACGACGTGTTCGCGGTCGAGGAACCCGAACCGGTCGGAGACGTTATCGACCGAACCATCGATGGACCCGGCGGCGACCTTTCGCTCCGGATCTACCTTCCGGACGGGCAAGAGCCGTTCGCGGTGACGATGTTCTTCCACGGCGGCGGCTTCGTCGCCGGCGGACTCGAGAGTCACGACCAGTTCTGTCGGACGTTCGTAAACACCGCGGACGTCGCCGTCGTCGCGGTCGACTACCGACTCGCACCGGAACACCCCTTCCCGGCGGCCGTCGAGGACGCGTACGCGGCGACGGAGTGGGTCGCCGAGAACGCGACGGAATTCGGTTGCGACCCCGACGAACTCGCCGTCGCCGGCGATTCGGCCGGCGGGAACCTCGCGGCGGTCGTTGCACGCATGGCTCGAGACCGCGGCGGCCCCGACATCGCCTATCAGGTGCTTCTCTATCCGCCGGTCTCCCATCACCAGGACTGGGGCTCGATCGACGAGAACGGAGAGGGATACTTCATCACGAAGGCTGACCTGGCTTGGTTCGACGAGCAGTACTTCGAACACGAAATCGATGCGATGAACGTTTACGCGGCTCCGCTCTTGTCTTTCGACCTCGAAGGGCTGCCTTCCGCGACGGTCGTCACGGGCGGATTCGATCCCCTCCGCGATGAGGGGTTCGCATACGTCGAGCGACTGGAGGAAGCCGGTGTCGACGTCTCCCACTACCACTACGACGACGCCATCCACGCCTTCGTCCAGTTAGCCGCGGAGCCGTTCGAGTTCGAGCGATCGCAGGAAGCGCTCGCTGATATCGCCGACGACCTCCGAACCGCTCTCGAGTGA
- a CDS encoding fumarylacetoacetate hydrolase family protein has translation MRIGQFSAGETEQRWCGALVDDDTVVNLPSSGTAAGVDIPRTLSALLEEWNWKEKVSLAIEYATETGTNRYKLDELTRHAPVDDPQKVVCVGLNYEDHAEEGDNPIPDEPVLFSKFPTAVTGPGDEIAWDPEYTEQVDYEAELVVVIGREARNVSQDDAEEYIAGITVGNDISARDLQHGDGQWVRGKSLDTFAPTGPELVTLEEIDDPHDLDIWAEIDGERLQDSTTANLIFGIDELVSFCSRAFTLTPGDLIFTGTPPGVGVYRDPPVLLDDGTTVTIGIDGVGELTNTCRQR, from the coding sequence ATGAGAATCGGGCAATTCAGCGCGGGAGAAACCGAACAGCGGTGGTGCGGCGCACTCGTCGACGACGACACCGTCGTGAACCTCCCCTCGTCCGGAACGGCAGCGGGGGTCGATATCCCACGGACCCTCTCGGCCCTCCTCGAGGAATGGAACTGGAAGGAGAAGGTATCACTCGCGATCGAGTACGCGACGGAGACCGGCACGAATCGCTACAAGCTCGACGAACTCACGCGACACGCGCCCGTCGACGACCCGCAGAAGGTCGTGTGCGTCGGACTGAATTACGAGGATCACGCCGAGGAAGGCGACAACCCGATCCCCGACGAACCGGTCCTATTTTCGAAGTTTCCGACGGCGGTGACGGGACCCGGCGACGAGATCGCGTGGGATCCGGAGTACACCGAGCAGGTGGATTACGAGGCCGAACTCGTCGTCGTGATCGGCCGGGAAGCGCGAAACGTGAGCCAGGATGACGCCGAGGAGTATATCGCCGGGATCACGGTCGGGAACGATATCTCGGCGCGCGACCTGCAACACGGCGACGGCCAGTGGGTTCGCGGGAAGAGTCTGGACACGTTCGCGCCCACCGGCCCGGAGCTGGTCACGCTCGAGGAGATCGACGATCCGCACGACCTCGACATCTGGGCCGAAATCGACGGCGAACGACTCCAGGACTCGACGACGGCGAACCTCATCTTCGGGATCGACGAACTCGTCTCGTTTTGCAGTCGGGCCTTCACGCTCACTCCCGGCGACCTCATCTTCACCGGGACGCCGCCGGGCGTCGGCGTCTACCGCGACCCGCCGGTTCTCCTGGACGACGGAACGACGGTAACCATCGGCATCGACGGCGTCGGCGAACTGACGAACACGTGTCGGCAGCGGTAG
- a CDS encoding DoxX family protein: MALEGEFLLAGRLLLGFLFLYNGYNHFADYEGRVGYAQYKGMFAPSLSVISSGVVLVLGSLGIIFGVYPVISAGALATFLIVATPLFHDFWNASGEDRQNELNHFLKNVGLLGGTLVLLSTGGEAWAYSVNVGLF; the protein is encoded by the coding sequence ATGGCGCTTGAAGGAGAGTTCCTGCTAGCCGGGCGGCTCCTGCTCGGCTTCCTGTTCCTGTACAACGGGTACAACCACTTCGCTGATTACGAGGGGCGAGTCGGATACGCGCAGTACAAGGGTATGTTCGCTCCATCACTGTCGGTGATCTCGTCGGGAGTCGTCCTCGTCCTCGGCTCTCTGGGGATCATTTTCGGGGTGTATCCGGTGATTTCCGCGGGAGCACTCGCCACGTTCCTCATCGTTGCGACGCCACTGTTCCACGATTTCTGGAACGCATCCGGAGAGGACCGGCAGAACGAACTGAACCACTTCCTGAAGAACGTCGGCCTGCTCGGCGGAACTCTGGTTCTGCTGTCGACGGGCGGCGAAGCGTGGGCCTATTCTGTGAACGTGGGTCTGTTCTGA
- a CDS encoding TatD family hydrolase, producing MTRKYPTRRPTDAEYSLEESEPIPPELTSMPWIDIHNHAHTLSWNEREKFAISGCRSMVMMAAAYYWTPYKPVAPEDVRYLWDDALSRLAQIRESHLLDANVGIGIHTGARVENYEDLLDVLPDYCELEEVAAIGEIGITEAQHVAGWDLESQKDVTRRQLEIAADHDLPAILHTPADLEDVDFPDRVRGDIPGYELDLSLQQEPVLTLDYPKREAIEIDIDLKDDAGLPDEQLVLSHADKKIAPYVLENTDCYLSFTVSYPWLLGVTPTDVAEVIAEYGPDRILVETDSAGVLRSDVFAFKRTILEMYRMGLDVETIRQVVYENPRDVLD from the coding sequence ATGACACGGAAGTATCCCACGCGGCGTCCGACGGATGCCGAGTACAGTCTCGAGGAGAGCGAACCGATTCCGCCGGAACTGACCAGCATGCCGTGGATAGACATTCACAACCACGCCCATACGCTCTCGTGGAACGAGCGCGAGAAGTTCGCGATCAGCGGCTGTCGGTCGATGGTGATGATGGCCGCGGCGTACTACTGGACGCCCTACAAGCCCGTAGCGCCGGAGGACGTCCGATACCTCTGGGACGATGCGCTCAGCCGACTCGCACAGATCCGGGAATCGCATCTGCTGGACGCGAACGTCGGTATCGGGATCCACACCGGAGCGCGCGTCGAGAACTACGAGGATCTCCTCGACGTCCTGCCGGACTACTGCGAACTCGAGGAGGTCGCTGCGATCGGAGAGATCGGCATCACCGAGGCACAACACGTCGCCGGCTGGGATCTGGAGAGCCAGAAAGACGTCACGAGACGGCAACTCGAGATCGCCGCGGACCACGATCTCCCGGCGATCCTACACACGCCCGCCGATCTCGAGGACGTCGATTTCCCGGATCGAGTGCGCGGAGATATCCCGGGGTACGAACTGGACCTCTCCCTGCAACAGGAGCCGGTCCTGACGTTGGACTATCCGAAACGGGAAGCGATCGAGATCGACATCGACCTGAAAGACGACGCGGGACTGCCGGACGAGCAACTGGTGTTGTCCCACGCGGACAAGAAAATCGCGCCGTACGTCCTGGAGAACACCGATTGCTACCTCAGCTTTACCGTCAGCTACCCGTGGCTGCTCGGCGTCACGCCCACCGACGTCGCCGAAGTGATCGCGGAATACGGTCCGGATCGTATCCTGGTCGAAACCGACAGCGCGGGCGTACTCCGGAGCGACGTGTTCGCCTTCAAGCGGACGATCCTCGAGATGTACCGGATGGGGCTCGACGTCGAGACGATTCGGCAAGTGGTGTACGAGAATCCCCGCGACGTTCTCGACTGA
- a CDS encoding IclR family transcriptional regulator — translation MGDKIQTRSKTTETSLEIVGTIREQEGTSIAELSEHVGLSESTVHRHLVSLQEYDYVVKDEDRYHIGFQFLTLGGYAQQRVTAYPVIKEKVDQLAENTGERAQCIVEENGQRVYLYTEVGESAVQTGAHIGRRGPLHVSAAGKAILANLPDERVDEIVDTHGFAGGTQNGISTRAELEETLRAVRDRGYGLNEQETTEGVNAIGAPIMDNSEEVIGALSVSGPASRLTEEHLVETVSEEVLSATNEVELYIAHSV, via the coding sequence ATGGGGGACAAAATCCAAACGCGGTCGAAAACGACGGAAACATCGCTCGAGATCGTCGGTACAATTCGCGAACAGGAAGGTACGAGTATCGCGGAGCTGTCCGAACATGTGGGACTGTCCGAGAGCACGGTTCATCGGCATCTGGTTTCACTGCAGGAGTACGACTACGTCGTGAAAGACGAGGACCGATACCACATCGGGTTCCAGTTTCTTACGTTGGGTGGCTACGCACAGCAGCGCGTTACCGCCTACCCGGTGATCAAAGAGAAGGTGGATCAACTCGCAGAGAACACGGGGGAACGCGCCCAGTGTATTGTCGAAGAGAACGGACAGCGAGTGTACCTCTACACGGAGGTCGGCGAAAGCGCCGTCCAGACGGGTGCCCATATCGGACGGCGTGGCCCCTTACACGTGAGCGCGGCCGGAAAGGCGATACTCGCCAATCTCCCGGACGAGCGAGTCGACGAGATAGTCGATACGCACGGGTTTGCGGGCGGAACGCAGAACGGCATTTCGACTCGAGCGGAACTGGAGGAAACGCTTCGAGCGGTTCGCGACAGGGGGTACGGGCTCAACGAACAGGAGACGACAGAGGGCGTCAACGCCATCGGTGCGCCGATCATGGACAACAGTGAGGAAGTCATCGGCGCGCTGAGCGTCTCGGGACCGGCGAGTCGACTCACGGAGGAGCATCTGGTCGAGACCGTTTCCGAAGAAGTGTTGTCGGCGACTAACGAGGTCGAACTCTATATCGCCCATTCGGTCTGA
- a CDS encoding IclR family transcriptional regulator — translation MNEDNDDHTKSGVQSVETAIAILETLRRMEGGKVAAIGEETGLSKGAVYKHLTTLTKHGFVVKDGSEYELGFRFLDYGGWLRSRYVGSEIIKPRVQELAEETNEVALFAILEGGRVITLFRENGTQGVFTRTRLGRRLYPNQNAGGKAILSQLSEAAVRSHIDAVGLPEATENTITDEADFMAELERIRERGYALNREESTDGLVAVAVPVVPDDTVIGACSVAGPRHRMDDEYLKEDVAEMILSLVNEVELNITHSQKSVSRFGSR, via the coding sequence ATGAACGAAGATAACGATGACCACACCAAATCGGGCGTACAGTCGGTCGAAACGGCAATTGCGATTCTCGAGACGCTCAGGCGGATGGAGGGAGGAAAAGTCGCGGCGATCGGCGAGGAGACTGGCCTCTCGAAGGGAGCCGTGTACAAACACCTGACGACGTTGACGAAACACGGATTCGTCGTCAAGGACGGGAGCGAATACGAACTCGGGTTTCGGTTTCTCGACTACGGCGGCTGGCTCCGATCGCGCTACGTCGGCTCGGAGATCATCAAACCTCGAGTTCAGGAACTGGCAGAGGAGACGAACGAAGTAGCGCTGTTCGCTATCCTCGAGGGTGGCCGGGTGATCACTCTGTTTCGCGAAAACGGAACGCAGGGCGTTTTCACGCGGACTCGTCTCGGCCGCCGACTTTATCCCAACCAGAACGCGGGCGGAAAGGCCATCCTCTCCCAGCTTTCGGAAGCGGCGGTGCGGAGCCATATCGATGCCGTCGGGCTCCCGGAGGCGACGGAGAACACGATAACCGACGAAGCGGACTTCATGGCGGAACTCGAGCGGATTCGCGAGCGCGGCTACGCGCTCAATCGGGAGGAGAGTACCGACGGGCTCGTCGCCGTCGCGGTCCCCGTCGTCCCCGACGATACCGTCATCGGCGCGTGTTCCGTCGCGGGGCCGCGCCATCGGATGGACGACGAGTACCTGAAAGAGGACGTCGCCGAAATGATTCTGAGCCTCGTCAACGAGGTGGAGTTGAATATCACCCACTCACAGAAGTCCGTCAGCAGGTTCGGTTCACGGTAA
- a CDS encoding 2,3-butanediol dehydrogenase: MRAARYYGPRDVRVEEIEPETVGANDVRVEVAACGICGSDLHEYAAGPITIPEAPHPVTGDAIPITIGHEIGGTIVETGADVALEEGTNVAVNPIVWCGDCQYCDEGNYHLCQSGGFVGLSGGGGGFSENVVVSAETVVPVPDDVPAELAALVEPFTVGVHAVEQSGLGPGDTAAVFGSGPIGLTVLQAALAAGAGPVYVSEPLATRRTRAADCGADVTIDPSDGDPVSSIRDETGGVDVAFEVAGVEQSLNQALSVTRSGGTTTIVSLFEDSVSIEPTDIVVAERTVVGTAAFEGGPLSDREFGTTVRNFATGDFDPESLVTSRIDLEDIVEDGFETLIEGESDEVKILVRP, from the coding sequence ATGCGAGCAGCACGATATTACGGTCCGAGGGACGTCCGCGTCGAAGAGATCGAACCGGAAACGGTCGGTGCGAACGACGTCCGGGTCGAGGTCGCGGCGTGTGGAATCTGTGGCTCCGACCTCCACGAGTACGCCGCCGGGCCGATCACGATACCCGAAGCGCCCCATCCCGTCACCGGCGACGCGATTCCGATCACGATCGGACACGAAATCGGCGGGACGATCGTCGAAACGGGAGCCGACGTCGCCCTCGAGGAGGGGACGAACGTCGCCGTCAACCCGATCGTCTGGTGTGGCGACTGTCAGTACTGCGACGAGGGAAACTACCATCTCTGTCAATCGGGCGGCTTCGTCGGTCTCTCCGGGGGAGGCGGCGGCTTCTCGGAGAACGTCGTTGTCTCCGCCGAAACGGTCGTCCCCGTTCCGGACGACGTCCCGGCGGAACTCGCCGCGCTCGTCGAACCGTTCACGGTCGGCGTCCACGCCGTCGAACAGTCGGGTCTCGGACCCGGCGATACCGCCGCCGTCTTCGGAAGCGGCCCCATCGGACTCACGGTTCTTCAGGCCGCTCTCGCGGCCGGCGCGGGACCGGTGTACGTGTCGGAACCACTGGCGACTCGACGGACGCGAGCCGCGGACTGCGGTGCCGACGTAACTATCGATCCGAGCGACGGTGATCCCGTCTCATCCATCCGCGACGAAACCGGCGGCGTCGACGTCGCGTTCGAGGTCGCCGGTGTCGAGCAGTCGCTCAATCAGGCACTCTCCGTGACGAGATCCGGTGGAACGACGACCATCGTGAGTCTCTTCGAGGACTCGGTCTCCATCGAACCGACCGACATCGTGGTCGCCGAGCGAACCGTCGTCGGAACGGCGGCGTTCGAGGGAGGACCGCTTTCCGACCGCGAGTTCGGAACGACCGTTCGGAATTTCGCGACCGGCGATTTCGACCCGGAATCGCTCGTGACCTCACGGATCGATCTCGAGGATATCGTCGAGGATGGATTCGAGACGCTTATCGAGGGCGAAAGCGACGAAGTGAAGATCCTGGTCCGACCGTAA
- a CDS encoding VOC family protein, translating into MPEIPGIHHVTAFCDDPQENYDFFTNVLGMRFVKRTVRFDVPEKIYHLYYGDEEGTPGTIVTYFPMTNMPMEAGMVGKGMMRSVGLTIPEGSVDYWTNRFEEHDIEFTVDERFDETAIEFTDPDGLPFELVTGESDIEPWTDDSDVPAEHGIRGMFSTTLHSNDPAGTMDVLETMGWDRVGEATHPQAGDRIRYEAPSDAPCATTVDVLIRPNAPQGRMGIGTYLHVAFRVANGWEQDEISDRLRENGYITTSTKDRDYFHSRYITEPGGAIFEYATDGPGFTIDQDPEDYGDELKVPDWLDVDIERIEEMLPPLETN; encoded by the coding sequence ATGCCAGAGATTCCAGGGATACACCACGTGACAGCGTTCTGTGACGACCCACAGGAGAACTACGACTTCTTTACGAACGTCCTCGGGATGCGCTTCGTCAAGCGAACGGTTCGCTTCGACGTCCCCGAAAAGATCTACCACCTCTACTACGGAGATGAAGAAGGGACGCCCGGCACCATCGTGACCTACTTCCCGATGACCAACATGCCCATGGAAGCGGGCATGGTCGGCAAGGGAATGATGCGCTCGGTCGGTCTGACGATCCCCGAGGGTTCAGTCGACTACTGGACTAACCGCTTCGAAGAACACGATATCGAGTTCACGGTCGACGAACGCTTCGACGAAACTGCCATCGAATTCACGGATCCCGACGGTCTCCCGTTCGAACTTGTCACCGGTGAGTCCGACATCGAACCGTGGACCGATGACAGCGACGTCCCCGCCGAACACGGCATCCGCGGGATGTTCAGCACGACGCTGCACTCGAACGATCCCGCCGGCACCATGGACGTCCTCGAGACGATGGGGTGGGACCGCGTCGGCGAAGCCACTCACCCACAGGCGGGCGACCGCATCCGCTACGAAGCGCCCAGCGACGCGCCGTGTGCGACGACGGTCGACGTCCTCATCCGCCCGAACGCGCCGCAAGGCCGGATGGGAATCGGCACCTACCTTCACGTCGCCTTCCGCGTCGCCAACGGCTGGGAACAGGACGAGATCAGCGACCGGCTCCGCGAAAACGGCTACATCACTACTTCGACGAAGGATCGCGACTACTTCCACTCGCGGTACATCACCGAACCCGGCGGAGCTATCTTCGAGTACGCGACCGACGGCCCCGGCTTCACCATCGATCAGGATCCCGAAGACTACGGCGACGAACTCAAAGTTCCCGACTGGCTCGATGTCGACATCGAGCGGATCGAAGAGATGCTGCCACCCCTCGAGACCAACTGA